AAAAATGTAAATGTAGAAATAAGCGTAATTGCTTATCAGGGATAATATTTTAATACTGAGATTCTCCTATAATTTGGAACTTGTCTGCATCATCTAAAAAATGATATCTATCTCTTATATGTTGAAGGTTTTCTTTCTTTAGCGTGATAGTAAAGATATCTTCTGCTATTGTTTTTTCGTAAAGATAATTGCCCAACGGATCGATTACAGCAGTGTTCCCATTATATAGAATTGTGTTACCATCAACTGCAACTCGGTTTACGCCAATTACATAAGAAAGATTTTCTATTGCCCTGGCCTGTAAAAGTGTTTTCCAATGATGAATACGTTTTTCGGGCCAATTAGCGACATTTATTAAAATATCGTATTCAGGTTCCTTGTTTTTTACTTCTTGTCTTGCCCAACATGGAAAGCGTAAGTCATAACAAATTTGTAAGTTTATTTTCCATCCTTTCACGGATGCGATTAGCCGTTTTTTACCTGAAGTAAAATATTCACTTTCCCCTCCAAAAGAAAACAGATGTCGTTTATCATAAATGCCCATTTGCCCATTGGGAAGCATCCATATTAAACGGTTAAAATATTGCTCATTTTCTTTAATAATAATACTTCCTGTTAGAATAATATTTTTCTCTGAAGAAATGGATTTCATCCAATTTATCGTAGATCCTTCCATTGTTTCTGCGAGATGCTCCGGTTGCTGAATAAAGCCGGTCGTAAACATTTCAGGCAATACCACGACCTCGGTTGGTTCATTTATTGACAATATTTTTTCTTCAAACATTTTTAAATTGGCTGCTTTGTCTTCCCAAAAAATGTTGGATTGTATGGTGGTAATAGTAAGCGATGACATTAGGCAAAAATTCTTATTGATTATATTTTCCTAAATTAGATAAATTAATTCACATCGGCAAAATCATAATTATTACATAATATATAGTCCATAAAACAGCAGTAATTTGCATCCCAATTAACTAATCTATTAATTAAGTTTCAATGAAAAAAATAGGACTTTTTTTTGTGTTTGTTTGCGCTGCTTTTTCATCTTTTGCACAGTTGCAAAGGCCTAAGCTTATAGTGGGTATTGTTGTAGATCAAATGCGTTGGGATTATTTGTATCGTTATTACGATAAATATTCAAATGATGGATTTAAGCGCTTATTGAATGAAGGTTACAGTTGTGGCAATACATTTATCAATTATTTACCGGCTTATACAGCTGTTGGCCACAGTACTATTTTCTCAGGCTCTGTACCTTCTATCGATGGTATTGCGGGGAACGATTGGCGTTTTCAGAATTCAGGTAAAATGACTTATTGCACTGATGATTCGACTGTCTCAACCGTAGGCG
The Arachidicoccus soli DNA segment above includes these coding regions:
- a CDS encoding nitrilase family protein is translated as MSSLTITTIQSNIFWEDKAANLKMFEEKILSINEPTEVVVLPEMFTTGFIQQPEHLAETMEGSTINWMKSISSEKNIILTGSIIIKENEQYFNRLIWMLPNGQMGIYDKRHLFSFGGESEYFTSGKKRLIASVKGWKINLQICYDLRFPCWARQEVKNKEPEYDILINVANWPEKRIHHWKTLLQARAIENLSYVIGVNRVAVDGNTILYNGNTAVIDPLGNYLYEKTIAEDIFTITLKKENLQHIRDRYHFLDDADKFQIIGESQY